TTCAATTCAAATCAGGCTTAAAGGTTATATTGTTCTCCTGCTATAGCTCAAACGCCTCATAAAATTTAGTCATCTTATTCTTCAATGTATGTTTCTCAGTAAAcaaaatatcttcttcttaaAGTAATCCTCGATCATGGTTTTACTGCAGAATACACACATTCGCTCACTATAATCTTATTCCCACATGATCACGATTTGAGGAAAAATGTTCGTTTCATGATTCTCATCATCATCGACATATTTGGCATTGGAGTTTTCATCAAATATATCTTCATCATCTTTATCGTAACTAAGGTGTTGAATAATGTGTACATGATAAGGTTTCACACacacatataatattatatctttataaaattcTGACAGCGTTTTGATGCATCATCATCGATCGGATTTTAGAGGGATTTCACCGTTGAACGTGAATCGTAATAGAATTCTTCTTTATATGATGTTTTGACAGTTTTGCATCTTCATCGTGGGGTTTGATTAGGATTGAGTTTTtcacattattttaattttttttatgatccTGGTATCCGGATGCTTCGAGAGGAACCCGACTAGCGCCTAATGACCGTCTCAGAAATCTGGACATTGCCCGCCAGACAGCCCGCCGAAGGCATCCAGGAGGCTGGTGATCACCCCATGTTAAGCCATCAGTGGCCACGCGCAGCAGATCCGGGCTTCTTTGTATTGGGCCCAAATGTCCCTCAAGATAATTACCACAAATCTGCGAGAGGTAACCTCGAACCCTCGACCTTACAGACATCAGGAGGGAGCATAGACCACTCGACCACTGATACatggttttattttaaaattttctccTTTGTAGATTTAATCatgttaaattttatctaaaactatttagaacttatcaaaataattattaatttgtaagttacattaaacatatatacaagttggtatttaaaatttacaaatgaagaaaattttaatatgatagattttatataaaactatttagaACTTATCCAAAAGATTCCTAATTCAGGAAAACTATCTCCAATAGTTAGATAGTATACCccatttttgaccaaaaaacaaaagatagtaTAACCAGCCTGCCATATATTAGGTATACTATCTTTTGTTTTCTGGTCAAATATTTGGTATACTATCTAACGATTGGAGATACGTTTCCTTTATGAATTAGGAatcttttggataaattctaactagtataatataatatatatcacaattcatatataaataatacacTAATACCAATGAAACAATCACTTtctatacaaaataaaaatctccaAAGACATGGAAAACACAAAAATGGTAGTGTTAGTAGCGATGATGTTAATGATTGGAAATAATCTAACTGAACCGGTGTACGCGTCTGATCCAATAACGCCTGGAGTATGCTATTTAAAATGTTACGAATTGTGTCTTCTTAATccacttaatttttttaactcaaaaaaATGTGCCAAAAAATGTGTTAAAGAATGTGGTTTACCCCCTGCTTACGTAAAACAAGACACAATCAACCAAATTGACTATTTCTGCCAAGTGGGTTGTGTTAATCATCGTTGTGCTCTTACTGAAAACCAAAGTAAGTTTATCCTTACTTTTATTCTAGCTGATAATGAATTGGTTTATATATTCTTATGCGATATTATGATTCTACATTAATATTGTATATATCTTTAATGTTTTGTGGTTGTGTTTTATGGACAGATATGGAGAAAGCTGCGGTCTGTGTGAATTCATGTTCAGaaatttgtaataaaaagaACTAAAAGTGATAGAATATGTTATATTATAACAATTTAATGTTTAGTGAAGAAAGTATGAAACAAATCAATTTAATATACAATTCAAAGCCTGTTTTTTCAATCGcgtgttttatatattaaaatgtggcTCGTAACTAGCACTAAATGTGCCAATTAACAAAAGTAACTTGCAAGTGTATCACGAAATACTTGATTCTAGAATAATATAGTTTGCTAGAACTGGATATATATGATGATGGCTCAAGAAGATATTATCTTAGATTTCGTGTTTTCACTTGTCCGGATTTCTTGATGTTGTGGTGCTTCCGGCTTAGATCAGATTTAgaggggtgtattcaactgaaAAGTTTAGgcaatttgtattaaaatgataaattcacCTTTCTttcaaacataaatttaaaaaaatcgtTTAAAATCTACTGGTATTAACTTGACATTTCATAAAGTACTATGAAATCCactattatctaaaatattttaagttgtggagttttaaagttttaagtGATTTTAGAGTATATGGGTGatgttttttagttaaaaattaaaactcaaatctcattattttaggtgatattctagagtggTTCAACTAAATCACCTTAAACACtctaattaattaaaatcatctaaaacctCATTAAAAATCATATCACCTCAAACTTAAGATTGAATTCACTCCCCTTAGTTTAGTGTGTTCTCATGCCTTTTTGATATTGTTATCAAAGTCTTATAGCTTTTTTATACAGCACATTTTTACATCGATCACATTTTGAAGGGATTTCATCAAGATcaagtttattatttatttgtcatTTGAGTTTTTATTGTGGATTTTGATTCAGTTCGGGTTTTTACACTTTACTTTAGATTTGCTTCTTTAGCAGATTTTCAATAGTAACTTTCTATACTTGTTCAATGCGACAAGTatgtaagaaaaataataaattttaaggTTTCATATCTAAGCGAGCTTTTATAGTGAAGGGAAAGTGTTCCTAACCTTTTTGTATTACAAAGAAGAATATTAAACGTAGCTCCATAGCCATTTACATGCTTTCTTACCTTCTTAAGCATTTTAACGATCACTTCATAAAGGAGTGAGAGACCTGAGAATCAGtggaataaaaatgaatatacaCCGATGAAAAACAAATCAATGAAAACGAAAGAAGAATATCAACATTTAATTCGATAGAAGTTGCTTTCATAGATGGAAAATTTTCCGATGAAGGATCTTCCTCCGGTTTACCTGCTATATTTAGAGTCGCGCCCGAGAATTCTTGgcccttaaaaaaaaaatttgtttgtccaattatatgaaattatgaaataaaaagcaaaaaaaaatatccccTATTGAAGAATCAAACTGACAACCTTGATTTACATAGTTGAACACATAACCGCGTATGCTACTGAATATTTCACTTCAATAATTGTCCtcctaaatatataaactaaatctaaactaGAAGCACATGGTTGGTGTGTTTATAGTCGAGCTTGGCCTTGTGTAGATGTGATAAGTAATCGATTGGATAGCTACAAGGAAATAAGAAAAGAGCATACAAATAAGTTTTTGAAGTGGCTAGCCATGAGCGTTAGATATCACAAGATACAGTTAGTCATAGTTCATCGGAATTTAAGCTGTGTTGGAGTTCTGCGATGGCCACTCGTTGGCGACGCTTCTCCTTAAAATCATTGAACTATGCATGTTAGATGGGTGTCTATCTTACATTTTCTATGTTTTACTATgtgttggattttataatagaaCTAACAAGGAATTGACCAATCGATCAAAACTATAAGATCAACTAGTATGAGTTTTAAGATTCATGGGTTCAATTTCTATTGGAGGGTTCCACTTTCCTACGAAAAGTTAATTTGATACTGGTTTCCAGTTCATCATAGGAAGATTTATGAATTTTCATATTCAGAACTTCTTAATCCTTCAAAATAAAAGGAATGAGAATAATTTAGaacatacatattaaaaaataagaatgtGCTTTGATACCTTGTACTAGCTAATCTAATCGGTTGTTAACATAACTATAGCTCCCTACCAAAAAAAATAGTCACTACAAATTTGCATTAAATTACAAAGAATTTTTTAATGGTTCTAATGGTTTTAGCAAGGTGAAAGagataatatatttctttacgAAATATCAGATTTAAATTTAAGCTTTCATAATGTGAAActatattttggtttacaaaattatgtttaataaaatgtagtatatgtataatttatgtatttttaagtttcataaataatttatatttaaatttttactaatgatatatttatatttatttatttacttttacatCAAAAAGCTATTATATTACTCAAACTAGAGGTGGTCTGAGAATCCTGACCGGAATAGAACAGCCATCAAAAATTAAACTATGATGAAAAGTATCAGCTATCCCAGCTAAACCATCTGCTGTCCGATTCTGCTCTCTTGGTATATGGGAAATATTGAAGTCCGAAAATCTTTTCTGAAGCAACGCGACGTCCCATAGCTCCATGGAGAAACTTGGCCATGCTTTCGGATCCTGGATCATCAATATAATATCCTTGCAGTCTGACCCAAAAATTTAGCAATTTGTGTACTGAAACATGGTgtccattgcccaaattaacGGCTCAAGTTTTGAGAGCTAAGAAGACATacaattttctttgtttttcaaCCGTAAGAGTAGTTCATTTCCTGATTCATCCATCCAGACCCAACCATATCCATTATAGCGTACTTCggaatatatttacatttatatttgtaaCTAACTCatagtataatataaaattataatattatagtttTCATGAAATAAGCATTATAAATTTAGTATGTATTGTACTGATTTATAATACGTTGTCTTTAcgaaataaaatatgttaatatataatttttaagtaCTCTACAGTAAAATCAAAagttgtataaaataattatatgaaaattaaataaaacatccATTTAGAATATATACTTAAGGGGCCTCTTAGCATGTTAGTTAATCCACATTCATAGTTCCTTTATGTTATCTTGTAATCTTGTTAAAAATATCTTTGAGACATCATGTATGTAAGTGGCTATCACAAGTATTCATTCAAATGCTGAAAACAACTAAAACTACTAGTTTCATCTTATTTTTATCCAAGTTGGAACTTGGTTCACCTGAACACTGCTAAACATCACTTGAGATAGTACAGCAGATAACTTTTTCTTTGGATCACTTTTTATCATACTCGACATCATGCaaattttggttttcagttCATGAAacaattttaacaaaatcaaaatattgatTAACCTTACAAATGAATGTCTAAAAATATCTAAGAAGTGTAGATAATTGAAAATATCAAGAAGCAAGGCAAAAGAAATTTGATTATGAATGCTTATGCTTTTTGAATCATAAGGTATTTTCGTAATGATGTTTGTTTGCACAAAGATTGTTTATAAGTCTGATGATTACAATTTGTCTAGTAAATTATGAGATTGAATTACGCTCTCAATTAAAAATGTAGTCTGTTATAGGACAAGATTTCAAAGAATTATGATCAAACGACGAACTTTTCCCTAAACATTTATAATGTTTTCTACGTTAGTTAAAAATGGAAATCAAGTGACTACATGTGGAGATATACCTAACTATTGAAATTTAGAATtcttattatttatgaattatatatataagtttcaCGTTCTATTCATTGGTTAGTTTGAAAATGTACCCATggaataaattttatttaatctgTTAATCTACATAATTAAAAAGAATTGTTACAACTACAAACAGATGTATCAAAACtatctgaatttttttcttgAGAGCATCATAGCgatagaaaaaacaaaaaaaaaaacactaattaaGGATTCCATGTTTACATTAGCACAATAAACcacattaaaaatgaaacatttcAATGATTAAAAGGAATTTTTAAGttaagataaagaaaaataaacaaacaaaataaaaataggacAAGGCGGCGCCTCTTCGTTGTCTTCCTCTACTTTTAATTTACGAGACATAGATTTTTAGAGTTGTTCTTGTGGGAATCGAAGACTAAGCTAAGAGAAAATATATGAAAGAAGAAGGgatgaatatttgaattttggaaatattttagatattagaCATATAAGCTTtcgtcaaacaaaaaaaaaagatttgcacAAATATCTATCAGTAAATAAAATCTTATCAGATCTCATTGAAGATTTTGCCTACATGTTCGATGGGAATTCATTGGTATGACTATAGGGGTAGCAGAGGAAATATGGATTATATACAGTTCGTAAATAGTGTAAATTGACATATGGCTAATAAGGCATAAGTTCTTTGGTGTAGGTCCTAATTTCTCTACAATTAATCTGatgaccaaaaaaattaatttatctacTTATAATATATTCCCTCTGTTCCAAAATAGTTGAAGTTTTAGACTATgcacaattattaagaaaattgtttttttactctaaaaagtatgattaaaatataaatttaaaacaatctaaccaattacaaaatacacTATAGAATATCATTGGgtacacagtttttgataaagtaaAAAGTCacattgaaaaatgaaaacatcatctattttgaaacattaaaaACTTCCTAAAACTTCATCTATTGTGAAACGGATGTAGTATATGTTAACAATCTAcaatattttcttctaaaataagaagattttctcaaatatattattacttcAAATATTGATCTTTTCCTTTTACTCTAGATTTTTCACCCAAAAGTTATTATTCTTTGTAAGTTTTCTAATTAATGTTCAtcactaaatttaaaatttgaattgaGTAGccaatgaaaaaaataattgcaTTCTATAAATtcagaaattatattttattgtttaaatccATAAATACTCCCTTACCAAAACTTTTAAAGATCTTTCCAAGATCAAATTTGAACGTGGCTGTCTTTCATAAGACAACCGTTAGAACATTCTTATTTCAATATTAACCTAGTACGTAAAAACTAGTGTACAGATAAGACACGCTTtccctcttcttctctcttgaCACAACTTCTCTGTTACGTTTGATTGACGAGAAAAGGTAgtgaacaaagaagaagaatatgagTCAACCTCCAGTTGGTGTTCCTCCTCCTCAAGGTACCTTCCCATGTTTTGATTCTTAATTTTACTTCTCTTCGTTTCTGTTTAGATATGATACCAAAgtaattttcaaatattgaGTAAAATGCTGTTAGATCTTATTGACTCATATTGGTTCTATTGATCTGGATCTGTTTCATATATATTCATGTGAATATGAATAGGTTACCCTGACCCTAAGGACTCTTATCCTCCGGCTCCAGGATATCCTGCACAAGGTTATCCTCTGCCGCAGGGATATCCTCAGCAAGGATATCCTGCACAAGGTTATCCTCCGCCGCAAGGATATCCTCCTCCTCAGCAACAACAAGAACAGCGGCGTCCTGGTATGATTGAAGGATGGTAAGGCACTGCTCGATTCAAACTGATATATACTATATGTATTTGCAATTGTAAATCCTAATGGAAATTCATACTTTGATTGAATGGTATTactatgattttaattttttattttaaaagttgtgGCATGTCTCGTTTTGGTTACATTGTTTTGTGGATTAATCTGATCTGATCAAATGGCAAATGCTTAATCTAATTGTCActtttttcttaatttcatTTGAGTTTACATTGGTTTATAGAAAATAGCAACTTTTTCTGTAGATATTGaacattttacccaaaaaaaacaaaaaaacaaactttgttCTCTATATGCATATTTTTACTTGCTTGTAGTACGATTTGTATACAGATATTTGAATTTATGAGCTTTTGTGATGCTTTTGCAGTCTCGCTGCTCTGTGCTGTTGCTGTATCTTGGATGCTTGCTTCTGAGTTGGAATCTTGAAGATGCGAAGTTGGGTAGTTTGTTGGTTTATTTTAATTGATCTCATCttattattatacatttatatatatttcgttatatatatgtttgttcaTCTGGATCATAAACTAGTGTTGAAGA
The sequence above is drawn from the Raphanus sativus cultivar WK10039 chromosome 7, ASM80110v3, whole genome shotgun sequence genome and encodes:
- the LOC130498054 gene encoding cysteine-rich and transmembrane domain-containing protein WIH2-like, with translation MSQPPVGVPPPQGYPDPKDSYPPAPGYPAQGYPLPQGYPQQGYPAQGYPPPQGYPPPQQQQEQRRPGMIEGCLAALCCCCILDACF